In one window of Camelina sativa cultivar DH55 chromosome 15, Cs, whole genome shotgun sequence DNA:
- the LOC104748691 gene encoding F-box protein At2g14710-like, with product MAHREKLPWELIEEILSRVPPKSLVRFRIISKQWNALLDDKTFMNNHKMTFRFILATKSKIYSVSIDPVIVVRELTLGTPGLKSLKLENLVDCNELLLCGKKRGAVAWNPWLGQSRWIKPSLIKGSYMEVDGIVYDNKKYKMVAFSSGKEDDHFDMWKIYDFASDVWIDYKSEPGNSSSPNAVSGESAVSLNGTLYWVCFREENDPLCYHIRKFDFSSEKWKIFCDLPCGRNHDGDALVLRAFREDRFSLLKQCIVTKKIDIWVTENKINYENGGDVVWMNFMTLSSPNLPGLVDNVHYSQPSYFIEGKRLVVCSCDNTGQAWIYVLGDDKLISKTRILDYVVDPWPLHCTFVPSLVPLFSV from the coding sequence ATGGCGCATCGGGAGAAGCTTCCATGGGAGTTGATTGAAGAGATACTCTCTCGTGTCCCACCTAAATCTCTTGTTCGCTTCAGAATCATATCGAAACAATGGAACGCTCTTTTAGACGACAAGACGTTCATGAACAACCACAAGATGACGTTTAGGTTCATCCTAGCAACTAAATCCAAGATTTATTCGGTAAGCATTGATCCCGTGATAGTGGTACGTGAGTTAACCTTAGGTACTCCCGGTTTAAAATCtttgaaacttgaaaacttGGTTGATTGCAATGAGTTGTTGCTATGTGGCAAGAAGAGAGGAGCTGTTGCATGGAACCCATGGTTGGGGCAGAGTAGATGGATCAAGCCGAGTTTAATTAAAGGTTCTTATATGGAAGTCGACGGCATAGTATACGACAATAAGAAATACAAGATGGTTGCTTTTTCCTCTGGGAAGGAAGATGATCACTTTGACATGTGGAAAATTTATGACTTTGCGTCCGATGTGTGGATAGACTACAAGTCAGAACCTGGTAACAGTAGTAGCCCAAACGCTGTTAGTGGTGAAAGTGCTGTATCCTTGAATGGAACTTTGTACTGGGTCTGTTTTCGTGAAGAGAACGATCCCTTGTGCTACCACATTCGTAAATTCGACTTCTCGAGCGAAAAGTGGAAAATATTTTGTGATCTACCATGTGGGAGAAACCATGATGGGGATGCTCTCGTGCTTAGGGCCTTTAGGGAAGATCGGTTTTCGTTGCTAAAGCAATGCATTGTCACAAAGAAGATTGATATTTGGGTGACCGAGAACAAGATTAACTATGAGAATGGTGGTGATGTGGTTTGGATGAATTTCATGACTTTGTCTAGTCCTAACTTGCCGGGTTTAGTCGACAACGTACACTACTCTCAGCCAAGTTATTTCATCGAGGGTAAGAGACTCGTGGTGTGCTCTTGCGACAACACTGGTCAGGCTTGGATCTATGTTTTGGGGGATGATAAGTTGATCAGTAAAACTCGTATATTAGATTATGTGGTTGATCCTTGGCCTTTGCACTGTACCTTTGTTCCCAGTTTGGTACCTTTATTCTCAGTTTAG